The Amphiura filiformis chromosome 1, Afil_fr2py, whole genome shotgun sequence nucleotide sequence GGGCCGGGGTTTAGTCTGCGGTCGAAGGAGGTAGACAAATTCGGCAGGCGATCATGCTTGAGGCTTATGTTTAAAAcaggcactgtcattgattggttatgGTTagtttagggtaaggattagggttatgaataggcttatggttagggttatagaggattagcttacacaaaatagtTATAACATGAAGGTTGGACCCCCAGTAGCTTGATGAATCAAAAGCTAGCTAGAGAGGGCTCAAACAAGATCAAAACGCTCATCAGAAAAGTTTCTAAGTATTAAgaactgaaatcctatcgtgatcgaccacTTAATGCCTTCAGAATAACGCCCGTTTtctcaattttttaataaaaccCCTTCGGAATAAAGGGCCGAACGAACAGCCTTATGAGTTACCATttataaatttcaatttgtaagcgctctttagcaaatcaTTCattagttcattgaatttacaacaatAGTAAATAGTTATTTTTTTGCACAAgctttgcaatttaaagagaattggccattgctcattctagtgacgctagtagatggacaatataagtgtgctttttcatttaatgacatacaatttgacaaatattgtaaggaaaactttaggttttgacttttaaaacctacatgttggtcaaaaaatgtgcttggataggtagtttcaacagatttaccacattcgccttgctataacattgaattgcgttatctgttgacctttGGACGAAAATTATCTTTAGGGgggagtgttagctttcgtttgatataaaaaaaattctgattggataaagggaacacttgaggtttcgacaaaaaccaactACGGAGGCCCATTTTCCacctagaagctccacagctcatatgatgctatgcactcaaccgtgtagtgtaatcaaagactgtgatggagacaattcactgcttgctgttctctgcttgggagctcttggacgaaaatgtgtgctcaggtgtatcgaggtggaaactgtgcgtagtttataagagaatcgtttttgtatagaaacctttccatatgatgtTCTTAAAGctgatatatatataaacatctacataaagttgtgtttcttctttcattaaatagagtgctcgatcctgtgaaggagagcgtgtacataacattaaaaaaacaaatttactccattttcaaatggagtaaatttgtttctttaatGTTATATATAAACATCTATATATTTTGCTTTTGACTTTAAAACAGTGTTGCAATTGTGAAATACCTAGCCAGCAAGTACCAAACAGCAGATCACTGGTACCCATCAGATCTCAAGAAGAGAGCCAAAGTTGACGAGCTGCTGGATTGGCAACATACTAATATCAGGAAACATGGCATCGGAGTCTTCTTCTACATTGTAGGCAATATTTTCATTTCGTTGAATATTGTTATTTCCAATTATTAGGATTATTTGAAGTAGTTATGGCCTCAACGTCAGTATCGTGTGCGTCTTGCTCGGACGTCGCGGATCAAGTCTTTTTGCGTAAACGCACCATAGTCCGAGAGTCACAAATAGTTGAAACGCATAATATATATGTAAATCAAACGATTTAAGCACCAGTAAACCCATTGAATCGTATTCTGAGGACAGAAATCCCTTTCAATCAAAAGCTTATTAATTTAACGTTGCAAATCGTACTTTTTCTCTCAGACACACCCAACGCCTAGATGAGAATAATACATGGTGAAGATTCTTATTTTCCCTTATGCATATTCATTAATCTCTGTATTTTGAAcacttgtttgtgtgtttgttcgtTTGCCACTACAGAAACTGGGGCATCACATATGTGCGTATTAATTACTctctgtattttaatttgtttatttactcatGTGCTTGCTTGTCTGTTTGTTCGTTTGCCACTACAGAAACTGGGGCATTTTTTTGGGTTGCCCGCATTGACCCCTGAACAAATAGACGAAAGATACAAGGAGCTTGATGGGTCGATGACGTTGATAGAATGTTTCTTAAAGGATCAAAAATATCTTTGCGGAGATGAAATCACCCTTGCTGATTTATTCATTGCTAATGAGGTAATTTTGATTATTATCACTATCTTGATGATTGCAAATTTGCAATGAACAATATGAACAGttttaatatgtgacccggcagcacaaatgagccgtaaattccctaaattgtattctgagttacggtgtaaaatgtgtacgaaggtcgtattcatcggtaacttaagctggcccgacatctgtctcagtttcaaaaactaatcaataatcctattgttgaagtggataataagcttctaccttagatggctatagaacttttaatagctctggtctttgtttgcttttgctaaatcctgttcaagtggggggttaccaggcattgtattttgtacaggtatgcataaccaacaattaacaatgagagaactttcttaaacctcgttgacttggggatgatttgaaatgaccgccaaatttattgccagcaatgtggaaaaagagacacatgtaaaaacgtaaaagctataattttgttgaaggagcaaagtttaacaaaccataaccccgcttctggatatcgtttgaagtcaaatgatataccatttttaagtttatgatgtttatttttaaacacgaaataaaacaaaattgaccggggaggaatttacggctcattcgccgtgaatgGTCACATATGTTTTCTTTTCATTCTTGATCCTTTAGTGCTACACTGATAAAGCTTGCAAAGGAGAAATTCCTTACTAGTTACGAGAACATAATACATAatttagaagaattttttgacttcaacactacttaaaatttgatcgcttaccgggagcgctttcacagtaccaactgcgtcctcagccggatgttatggctctgatggtttatggcttgttgacaaccttcgatgacgtcacactattagaagatgacgtcaaaggtgttgtcATCGTCCCCCTGGGGGTCTTGGGtatgagtaggttgtcccaaactggatctaaatccagtccagtgtctctgttcaagttgggtcctttttttttttttttatggcttctaggacccttctggaaaattctttgggttctttttccagcacatttacgttttcccagtctaTTTGATGGGTGTTTTTGCTCCTGGAAATATGCTCATGTACAGCAGATTTGGAACCGGCAGCCTTTGATTTATGTTCAGATAGCCGTTTTTCCAACTTTCTACCTGTTTCACCAATGTACATAGCATCACAGTCTGAACAGGAGATTTCGTAGACGGTCCCTGACTGTTTTAATggaaggttgtcaacaagccataaaccatcagagccataacatccggctgaggacgcagttggtactgtgaaagcgctcccggtaagcgatcaaattttaagtagtgttgaagtcaaaaaattcttctaatttaaattataccactacgtatgaatttacaattttatataaTACATAATGATTTTGCTTATTTAAACTCTTTTTTGTGTTTATATCTCAGGTACTTCAGCCAACGAAGTGTGAGCGAGACATTTACGAAAAGCATCCAAAGGTCAAGGCGTGGATAGACCGTGTACGGGAGCGATTGAATCCTGTATGGGACGAGATGGATGGCGTATTTGACCAAATACTAAGTGGCTTGGCTAGCAGATAGTATACAAAATATGAATTCCCCAAAAGGGATTGGTGAAAACTACATTACCCTGCTGCGATTTGTTCCCATATCAATCCGAGGGATATTCTCACCATGTcccaacccagtaaacacaaaacattttcgacatcattcgcaaaaggttataaaaggttgtcagaaaacgtttaataaAGGgtatatattaagagtataaaacgttttcataactttaaaaaacatttttgataatctactgctcagcgaacaaaaatgttttacagaaaacgttcaaatgtcgggttatatgaagggtataaaaacgttttaataacattctgaaaacattcttgaaaacttgatacaaaaacattctaaacagaatgttattttggggttgaaaaaatattttgcgaaaaatgtttgcccaaaatattttcaataacgttttagaaacgttttcatgacctttatataacccgacatttaaatgttattaaaggttttgaaaataacatcttaagaacatttgctgggtgaaaatatttaaacatgatgttatttaagtgttgaaaaaatattaggcaaaatatgtttgcaaaaatagtttaccaatggcattttgaaaacatttaaaaaatattgttgtagtgtgttttcatacaaaacgttttaaaacgttttcatgacctttatataacccgacattttaatgttattaaaacgtttttaccaagaccaaaagccaaaatataacttatttaaaacgtttttaaaacgtttttgtgtttgctgggaatgcacCTTATTACTTCATTTGTCTTCCAATtggttaaacattttaaataagtataATATCTATAAGCATGAAGTGGACATTAGAGGattatagaccattcctatattTGGTACTTTCCTGGTGTTGACGGGGTGAACATACTCGTAGATATGAAatgattataaaataacaaaagcgAGGACAGGAAGTGTAAATAAACCTGTTGTTATTAGTAgacatatcaccccaaaaataagcgcagcagaaacacgttatttaatgtttctacatgaatgagctttattaaagtatcaaaaataaaaaaaccggaattgaaatcggtcaatgcattgtgatgtagtgtcaattttaagatgctcataaatggaattaaaacctgccacaaatggctataatgacaaaattggcacatttcgagattttgaaggtttatttggacccttgcttgaaaaagcatcgttaatttaagtatcacaggttaaatgcctatctttccgtacatcgttaaagaaaacaaaatttaaagatctatcattgaataattgtaataaattaaccaaatatactattttagctatttcggccaatctgctgacaaattaaaggtgaaaaaatgactaagttcagctaattaatatgcaaaattgatgccaatagaaaaccgtacatgatatcagggtgcggtttttttgtgcacacatatgtatacaaagttatttcaattgataacaaaaaatacacaaaaagtaattaattatgcaaattagctaattacagctacttatgtattcatgatattattatgtaaattaggcatgagtaagtttgggttattttttcaatatttaatgaaagtctattcattcaccataaatttgtcaagtatgaacctgttatgatgttgaataaagaaactgcagttaattacttaaatataatgcaaaaaatacaaagtttgacattttgacgatgtctggaatagaattttcattttttttctgtaaaatccgaaaagtaaaaataaaaattcatttgcaatgagactttaaattaacattttgttatctggattaacatgggaagacaaatggtaaaaggaacagccattctactgtatcgcgtatacaaaaatagtatggccttggacacacacaatggcttagagctattgtggtttggaaaattactccctaaaaaattctttgataatgttttgtttttaattagttttactcaaggcaaggcaagtgtttcattcgttgtcgacggaaataatttacatgctaagaaagattaatatttcagctaaatggtggtaggataaatgaagcatatgaggaaattcattttttgacatagatgttttctaaaattggtcaattttgaagcgcgcgcttttcaattcactgttatgcttgcatgcacagtgtggcagaattattgtgcagccactgcaCATTTTGCCCCCCAATTGCCACCCCccattgccctgtgcatcttccttttaagCCCCCAAACaccatgtttttggccaaaacagaataaaatggaaatttttgcgcgcttcaaaattcaccttcattttgacctaaaatagtctcaaatttgaagttttttcgcACGTTTCGCGCGCACATGTCCTAGCTAAATCTTTGTTTATCTCTCTCTTTAAATTGTAATACTCTCGTCGACACCTTTGATCTATACCTAAACTAAAACTTGGCCACTTAagtgcatatgccttcctcacggtgagttgggggcctccaaattttgacctAGCCCAGGGCCCCcagaaaggtaaatccggccctgcacatcagacacatcaatcaaataattttgattttttttttaattcgcgatataatacaaatttatggcaaattattaaaagttaatatttcttacatttttgttatatataacagtcctcgaagtaaacttaataaatctaatgacatgtactgtaagtgtatgtagctgggtgttttggagaaaaatgtatatcttcaatacggatgATCAAACTTTTCATCCCGGCTACATAcagtttaagtacatatcattagatttgtaaagtttatttCAGAGTcgatgactgttaaatataaaaatatcaataataatttgccataaatttgtattatatcgcgaattaaaaaagcaacgcctagacgttgatccacaagcttcagcacactttacaggttgtcgctgactacTACGGCCTCAcaacattccataaaccatttataggtctgtcacactacgacggactgcatcaccgaatacaaaaatattttattcggtggaaaaatcaccagtccggcagaagattcggtgggattttgggtccgattcccgttcgtctctctatgcgttgtggccgctaataatcctgcaggcgtcttatatctgatcgttcaatgtccgacaaatgaccggatttgggggtccgattcccgttcgtttctctatgcgttgtggccgctaataatcctgcaggcgtcttatattcgatcgttcaacttccgacaaatgaccggatttgggggtcaacgtccgacaaatgaccggatttgggggtccgattcctgttcgtctctctatgcgttgtggccgctaataatcctgcaggcgttttatattcagtcgttcaacgtccgacaaatgaccggcgaatccgtcgcatgtggcaccaacagggacgtccaccctatcagaaaagtgggggaggagagggtgtttgagagggttttgacccttagaggcagtgacgtagcaagcactttttcagaaggtgaacaaagtggggaaagacaacttttaaggggggaactttgacgaaaatacattttagcactattatttgGTACTATTTTATTTTGActaaacagccgcaaattggtgaaacgaaagcctaattgaagccattgaaaagtgttcaccattattgtataatataaacaattgttttaaaaataacacgtggatgtccatagcagaagcaaaaaggacgacttgtccatttttcaaaatgaaggtccaattgaagccatttgcatggggcctttgggcctatttacattattaggcctaggcctattgtgtaaaaatttagttttaaaaatggaaaattgtttttggtgcatcatttttacactattattgccttaaacaaaaaacaaagaacgCCCGAACTGAATTAAAAATGAGCtgagcaaaatttaaaatgttacactgatccactgaagacttcagactcgtaatttcaggtaaagcatgcatggattgatatgttaaagtcagtaatagacctaagtccgtcttaaatactgactttggtaacaaaatgtcacgggccctacatatcgacgggccggcagtaattttcacaggcttttgggccaaggaaccacattaattttaagcactgcctataataatcacaggcctatacttaggcttactactatcctgggcctactcaataacgtacaatttaaccttttccgtgttttctcttcttttttctttcttgtcaatcactaaaactggtaggaatttgatatcgcgtcctctacccttcagaaagtgctcctcctcaatactacttacatgaataggcctactaaattacgtgcaatttaactttttctcttctcttctctcttcaatttttctcactttcttttcttttttctctcctttccccctttttctacctgtcagtcactaaagtactgggggaaatatgatattgcgtcacacacccttcagaaagttccccccatgatcgatgcacatgttcgccataggcctacgtccggcacaagcgcctgcgaaaccttgcaaacacctgcggtatataaacgaaagaataacgaacaaacccagggtatattaTATACAGagcagtacgaacacacatcggacaacttccgaacatgtgtattcagcacactccgtttcaagttttgtgcatgcacaaaacttgaaacgtattgtcgacggactaaacaaacatcacctaacaagAAACGCATTTgccggataatagcaggacatatgaagaacataaaacgaacattgacgaacactaacggatttgctaaaatatcatccgtttcttatacggaagaccgatccggtgtagtgtgacactaagacggtctgggtcaacgtacatcaccgaatgcaaaaatatgctatccggtggtgaaggcctcacaggaacgtgtttgcaacgaacacgggccgagtgcaacgaacaaagaacgaacatgaacgaaaggagagcgaacaaactccggcaatatgcagcaccatacgaacacacatcggataaataccgaacatgtgtattcggtacactccgttgcaagttttgtgcatgcacaaaacttgctgACGGACTTAaggaacatcacctaacacgaaacgcatttggcggatgatagcaggacataaaaagaacataaaacgatcattgacgaacaacaacggatttactaaaataccatccgtgtcttgtacggaagacctattcggtgtagtgtgacaggcgcattaacaacaaatcaggtaCTTTGCTGCTACAATAGcgtacaccctagacattccagtttcgtacgggttacaacgagacaattagcagtgagttccttgtccaaggtaATTTCAAGCtgactcaattttccacgagagcatactaggcaccgccagggttcgaacccgcaacctctcgcaccatagtcgaacaccctaacgattgagctaacttgactgcttataaGACACTTGGAGCCCGCAAATGAACACTATGAAATACTCAATATTTGTGTGGTTGCCAATCACAAGtgggaaatttaaaatgagaattttaTGCATATTCATCATGCTAATTTGTGTTTAGATtagcataattattaattatatggGTTTTTTGTCAGCCACTTAGCACATGCCTCATAAGTACACAGGCTATGTCGGAGCTGAAACCTCATTCAAACACATAAAAACATGTTGGAATTTAACATTGAGTTTCTATAATTTCAAGCAAGTTACcactaaaaaaacccaaataaacaAAAATCAGGAGAGAGTGAATGTTATAAGACAATATTGTTGCCTCCTTAAATTTCCATCTTctacttgattttttttaatgatgggtcacatatattaggcccattctccgatataagcgttcaagtttggtctcgggAATTGCAcaattccaaccacgaagaattcatgaaaatcattcagaatcgtaaactttaataatttcagagcacaaaacaatgcatgggtaatttttcaacaatacttcatttttgagcaatattacttgtacgcattgggggtaacgtatcggtggtaacgtatctgtgaagccctttcacacttttgccttaatcgtgcaagtgtaaaaacataCCGatttaatacccatacttgatcagtcatcacccaatgtactaaagtctggtatggtatttggcttcatttatcacagcgttttttacgaggggagtagaatttaggtaacgtatctgtgacgacatgaacgtaacgtgaggattttttgccattaatagacctgattttttttctttgaaaccattgtgttatgtaccacatatattatataactatggagcctgcttgatccatcacatatgagaacattcatatagctagttattttgacagattgctatccattagaaatatggtaacgtatctgtgaacaatattggcgacatagtctcaaagacctgttggaaaaatttattaacctgcgttgtgatgttttatactttataatta carries:
- the LOC140172122 gene encoding glutathione S-transferase theta-3-like, which encodes MGLDIYYFPASQPSRSVVMFLKLNKIEYNDKLVNFITGEQNTPEYLAMNPNHAVPVMDDDGFVICQSVAIVKYLASKYQTADHWYPSDLKKRAKVDELLDWQHTNIRKHGIGVFFYIKLGHFFGLPALTPEQIDERYKELDGSMTLIECFLKDQKYLCGDEITLADLFIANEVLQPTKCERDIYEKHPKVKAWIDRVRERLNPVWDEMDGVFDQILSGLASR